In Corallococcus macrosporus, the following are encoded in one genomic region:
- a CDS encoding cell division protein FtsX, whose protein sequence is MSVLSKAAYFWRSAAGGLKHAPFVHFIAVSTIAIALFAAGLARGASHVVDNLLASLGGEVEVTLYLAPQLGEDEVHGVHTRVVELSHGEVTVVPPEAALKRLKQELGDLGEALSELPENPLPATLELRVPEARRSPAALAALAKELRALPGVTGVDYGEAAVERLSAIARALSFGALVALVVVLGTTVVIVAATLQLAIYSRREEIEIQKLVGATDRFVKAPFLLEGLLQGLLGALVAVGGLWLFGRLLGPTLGSLFAFLLGPGVAAPWVETRTAVELLVAGCALGLGGSFVAVGRFLRV, encoded by the coding sequence ATGAGCGTGCTGTCGAAGGCGGCCTACTTCTGGCGCTCGGCGGCCGGGGGGCTGAAGCACGCGCCCTTCGTGCACTTCATCGCCGTCTCCACCATCGCCATCGCGCTGTTCGCGGCGGGGCTGGCGCGCGGCGCGTCGCACGTGGTGGACAACCTGCTCGCGTCGCTGGGCGGCGAGGTGGAGGTGACGCTCTACCTGGCGCCGCAGCTGGGCGAGGACGAGGTGCACGGCGTGCACACGCGCGTGGTGGAGCTCTCCCACGGCGAGGTGACGGTGGTGCCGCCGGAAGCGGCGCTCAAGCGGCTCAAGCAGGAGCTGGGCGACCTGGGCGAGGCGCTGTCGGAGCTGCCGGAGAACCCGCTGCCCGCGACGCTGGAGCTGCGCGTGCCGGAGGCGCGCCGGTCTCCCGCGGCGCTGGCGGCCCTGGCGAAGGAGCTGCGCGCGCTGCCCGGAGTCACCGGCGTGGACTACGGCGAGGCCGCGGTGGAGCGGCTGTCCGCCATCGCCCGCGCGCTGAGCTTCGGCGCGCTGGTGGCGCTGGTGGTGGTGCTGGGGACGACCGTCGTCATCGTGGCGGCGACGCTGCAACTGGCCATCTACTCGCGGCGCGAGGAGATTGAAATCCAGAAGCTGGTGGGCGCCACCGACCGCTTCGTGAAGGCGCCGTTCCTCCTGGAGGGGCTGCTGCAGGGGCTGCTGGGCGCGCTGGTGGCGGTGGGCGGGCTGTGGCTGTTCGGCCGGCTGCTGGGGCCCACGCTGGGGTCGCTGTTCGCGTTCCTCCTGGGGCCGGGCGTGGCCGCGCCGTGGGTGGAGACGCGCACCGCGGTGGAGCTGCTGGTGGCCGGCTGCGCCCTGGGCCTGGGCGGCAGCTTCGTCGCGGTGGGGCGCTTCCTGCGCGTATGA